AGCCACCCGTCATCTTTCATAATACCTTCGGAAGCGGATTTGGATCTTTTCGATAGATTTGGTAAAATACATATTATTGTTGCAAGCCCTTTCAATGAAAACTCATGGAAAGCCTATGACTATATGGGCAACGAGCTAGAAATCTATATAATATATGATTAAAAATTTAGCTAGTTTTATAATGAAAAAAAAGGTTATATGGTTGGTAAGGAGGCAAAATGTATATGAAAATCAATAATGAAAAACTCGTTGGTTATATTCTATTAATTGTTGGGCTATGCATAATGATATATACAATAGCAACAGTAATCAGTGTTTTTACAGGTGGCGGTGGTATCCCTGTCAAAATACTTGAAGAAAAAACAACACAGGGAGCATCTGGTTCAAGTCCTGAGGATACAATGATGCTGCTGTTTCCAATGTTCAATGCACTGATTTGGGTAGCAATAGCTTTTTTACTAGTTGCTGCTGGAGGACGTGTTGCTAGGATTGGTATACAAATGATGAAGGCATCTTTGCCGGATATAAAAATTATTAAAGAAAAAGAGATAACTGACGAGGTAGCAAAACAGAGTAAAAAAGAAGGAGTAGAGGAAACAAAATAGTAAAAAAATGATTTTTTTGGTTTGTTTTAACACTCTCTCCACTAATATAAGATTTTATATAAATCAATCGTATTCATAAAAAATGAGAGAGACATGATGGGATCACAAATTGACACGTTTGTTTTTGCACCATTAGCACCAATATTAGGTCTACTACTTTTCTGGTTCATCCAACTACTATTCATAGAAAGCCAGAGATACATACTATCAAAAATATGGCATAAACATGAACCATTATGCAGGTTCACTAACTTCCTTGGGATACTATACCAAACAATATGCCACGCACTTGGTTACACAGTTACAAGAAGCGGGATATCAGATTTTTTTATCAGTGTAGACTATGGTAAAGTCGCACCAAAAAAAGAGAAAAAAGGAGTGTTTGAATGGGTGTCAAACGCTTTCCTCTTCATTGGTCCTTTCTTTATTCCTTCTTTATTATTGTTGATATATTTCATTTTGATAATAAATCCTTCAGCTTTTAGCTTCACAACTGGTTACTACGAATCTTTTTCATCAGGGTTACAAAACTTTGGCACAAATCTTTACAGTTTTTCAGAAAAATTCTTTGCCTTTTTGTTTAATATAGATTTCCTGAATCCAGTGCATTTCGGGTTCTTCATTTTGCTGATAATAGTAGGTTTAGGTATACGACCTAGTTATATTGGCGAAACAAAAAAAGAAAAAATCGATATGTTATATGATCTAAGAAACATCAAAAACCTACTGATCGGTAAACCCCTATATCTAGTTTTTTTGTTTGTTATAGCATACATAATATTTTATATCTCTTTTTTTCTTGAACATGGATGGTACATCGCATTGTTTTCTTTCTTAGGTTGGCTTTCAACAATAGCCATAATTTCACTTATTATTACTCAAGCAATAGTATTTCTTATAAAAAACACGGACGAACTGCAAAGACCCTGGAGTTTTTTACCGTATTTAGCAATCCCTGTTTCTTACCTAACAATGCGAACAACTTTTTTCTTTTATCAGTTGAATATGTCAAATAGTGTTTCTTTGATGGTAATGATTTTATCCACTGTTTTAATTACCTTCTTGCTATTAAAATATAAAACCAATAGATTTAAAACCAAGAAAGACATAAAAAAAGCAGAGGAAGAGGATGACAAAAAAGAAAAAAGAAAACGAAGAAGAGATACTAAAGAATGAACATATTGAAAGAGTACTTTCGCCTCATCCACTCTCATTTATGAAGTTACAATCACTTTGCCTGTTTTTGATAATATGGGGGGTTGTTGTATATTGGTTGGTTAATTTCTCAGATTGGAAAGGATTGTTCAGTGGAAACGATTGGTTCCCTGTATTAGCATGGGGGCTTGTGATGCTTTTATTTGGTGTTGTTGCATCACTGATTGCTATACGTTGGAGTGTTTTTTTTATGTACCTCGCTGTTTTTGTTTGTGCAGTGGGTTTAATGTTGTGGCAGAATTGGCTTAAGGATTCTGCCTTGTTTATCCCTGTGTTTTCTGTCGCTGCTTCTATTGTTGGTTTTTTGATCGTTGAGCTATATAGAAGATCACATAAATACATCATCTCAAATCTACGTATCGCTTTCAAAGGCGGCATATTTACAAAACAAGAGAGGACTGTCAGGTACGATAAAATAACTGATATTAATGCTAAACAAGGTATACTTGGTCAGATTTTTGGTTTTGGTACAATCATACCTATCACACAAGCAGGTTTTGGTCTTGGTAGCGATAAAACTTTTGCAGCTGGTGGCGTTGAAATTGGTGGTAAAAAAGCTAAACTTTTTGGGCTTGCTGGTGGCGGCAAAGAGGTGCAGACACCAAGGGCTAGAAGTTATTATGAGCTCCATGGCGTCTACCCATACAAAGAGATTAAAAAGCTTATCGAAAACCTCGTCCAAGAAAGTGTGATTACACCTTATCAACAAGAACAAACAGAGTTTCAAAGACAACAGGTGGATATTCAAAAGCAAATGCGTGATTTGTTGAAGATGCAGATGAAAACAAAAAAAGA
This genomic stretch from Candidatus Thermoplasmatota archaeon harbors:
- a CDS encoding PH domain-containing protein encodes the protein MTKKKKENEEEILKNEHIERVLSPHPLSFMKLQSLCLFLIIWGVVVYWLVNFSDWKGLFSGNDWFPVLAWGLVMLLFGVVASLIAIRWSVFFMYLAVFVCAVGLMLWQNWLKDSALFIPVFSVAASIVGFLIVELYRRSHKYIISNLRIAFKGGIFTKQERTVRYDKITDINAKQGILGQIFGFGTIIPITQAGFGLGSDKTFAAGGVEIGGKKAKLFGLAGGGKEVQTPRARSYYELHGVYPYKEIKKLIENLVQESVITPYQQEQTEFQRQQVDIQKQMRDLLKMQMKTKKEKTAVDLAKMREEDEEEEEPEEEEPYEPEQVDIQEQMKTLLKKQLEVKGESTEEQDEEEEPKEEK